Proteins co-encoded in one Afipia sp. P52-10 genomic window:
- a CDS encoding TauD/TfdA family dioxygenase gives MTAQVTFEPASVVRAEAGGFGAVITHDDFDALVAQPGFADALVGLLAKHLVIRIDAPPFQAASLAAIAARLGPPSVNRGPRLPGFDALIQFESAGKPDADPQKDRDAAQILHHDSAGLAEPPAYAIVNTKTHPGEPALHSWIDMQAVYRDLPATLKRTIDPLRCVHPTYPEVVSAGVHRDLKDLPADIRETGPDHPLVVRNPNTGEPTLFLSVRRDAKILGMEAAESRALLTELWDIVEASPRRWRSLVRGDDIFIWDNIATVHDRPPFSAREPRKVWFANLAPVVPQAAFAA, from the coding sequence ATGACCGCACAAGTGACGTTCGAACCTGCTTCTGTTGTTCGTGCGGAGGCGGGCGGCTTCGGCGCCGTCATCACCCATGACGATTTCGATGCGCTGGTGGCGCAACCCGGATTCGCCGATGCGCTGGTCGGATTGTTGGCGAAGCACCTCGTCATCCGCATCGATGCGCCGCCGTTCCAGGCGGCGTCGCTGGCGGCGATCGCCGCGCGTCTCGGTCCGCCCTCGGTGAATCGCGGGCCGCGGCTGCCGGGATTCGATGCTCTCATCCAGTTCGAGAGCGCAGGCAAGCCGGACGCCGATCCGCAGAAGGATCGCGATGCGGCGCAGATCCTGCACCACGATTCGGCCGGGCTGGCCGAGCCGCCGGCTTACGCGATCGTCAACACCAAGACCCATCCCGGCGAGCCGGCCCTGCATTCATGGATCGACATGCAGGCGGTCTATCGCGATCTGCCTGCGACGCTGAAACGGACCATCGATCCCCTGCGCTGTGTCCATCCGACCTATCCGGAGGTCGTGTCGGCGGGCGTTCATCGCGATCTGAAAGATCTTCCCGCTGATATCCGCGAAACGGGGCCGGACCATCCGCTGGTGGTGCGCAACCCGAACACCGGCGAGCCCACGCTGTTCCTGTCCGTCAGGCGCGACGCCAAGATTTTGGGAATGGAGGCGGCTGAGAGCCGGGCGCTCCTGACCGAGCTTTGGGATATCGTCGAGGCGTCGCCGCGCCGCTGGCGTTCGCTGGTTCGTGGCGACGATATCTTCATTTGGGATAACATCGCCACCGTGCATGATCGCCCGCCGTTTTCTGCGCGCGAACCGCGTAAGGTGTGGTTCGCGAATCTCGCTCCCGTCGTTCCGCAAGCGGCGTTCGCTGCCTGA
- a CDS encoding amidohydrolase → MTEPLATEDAPACPPAPTTQRRPSRFPIPRGAVDTHAHVIGLPPDYPFIPGRAYTPPPATAESYVAMLDATDMTYGVLTQVSVHGTDNRLMVEALRAHPQRLRGIAVIAPDCPDRERAALKEAGVVGLRANLFHNRALDGDTVERFAAICREMDWHLQFLITARQLVPLAARLSKLPVPFLIDHMGSVKTTQTMQNEGFRTLVSLVRDGGWVRLSGAYRNSAEGPPYRDTVPFAQALIEAAPDRCVWGSDWPHVTNWGVMMQVADLLDTLADWAPDATLRNRILVDNPQRLFGFPEV, encoded by the coding sequence ATGACCGAACCGCTTGCGACCGAAGACGCGCCGGCCTGCCCGCCCGCTCCGACAACCCAGCGCAGGCCGTCGCGCTTTCCGATCCCGCGCGGCGCCGTCGATACCCATGCGCATGTGATCGGCCTGCCGCCCGACTATCCTTTCATTCCCGGACGCGCCTATACGCCGCCACCGGCGACAGCGGAGTCCTACGTCGCGATGCTGGACGCAACGGACATGACCTATGGCGTGCTGACCCAGGTCAGCGTGCACGGCACCGACAACCGCCTCATGGTCGAGGCGCTGCGTGCGCATCCGCAGCGGCTGCGCGGCATCGCGGTGATCGCCCCCGACTGCCCGGACCGAGAGCGTGCGGCGCTGAAGGAGGCAGGCGTCGTGGGCCTCCGCGCCAACCTGTTTCACAACCGCGCGCTCGACGGCGATACGGTCGAACGTTTTGCCGCGATCTGCCGTGAGATGGACTGGCACCTGCAGTTCCTCATCACCGCGCGTCAGCTCGTGCCGTTGGCAGCGCGCCTCAGCAAGTTGCCAGTCCCCTTCCTGATCGACCACATGGGCAGTGTGAAGACCACGCAGACGATGCAGAACGAAGGCTTTCGCACGCTGGTTTCGCTGGTGCGCGACGGCGGCTGGGTCCGCCTCTCGGGCGCCTATCGCAACAGCGCCGAGGGGCCACCGTATCGTGACACGGTCCCGTTCGCGCAAGCGCTGATCGAAGCCGCCCCCGACCGTTGCGTCTGGGGATCGGACTGGCCGCATGTCACCAACTGGGGCGTGATGATGCAGGTCGCCGACCTGCTCGATACGCTCGCCGATTGGGCGCCCGACGCAACACTGCGCAACCGCATCCTCGTGGACAATCCGCAGCGGCTGTTTGGCTTTCCGGAGGTCTGA
- the ggt gene encoding gamma-glutamyltransferase: protein MASGTAFAIVALAILPFVAHAQDAHRTPYVPATVAARQPVIAKNGMVVAQERRGAEIGADILARGGNAVDAAVATGFAMAVTYPRAGNLGGGGFMVIHNAERNEAITIDYRETAPMAATRDMFLGNDGKPDPAKSRSSVLGVGVPGTVAGLALAWEKYGSGKFTLAELIAPAIALARDGIPIEDDTADSLPSAREMFARWPASAAIFLRPDGRALGPGDRLVQTDLARTLEAIAATGPSGFYRGDVAAKLIDAIKADGGIMTLEDLKXYQPVIRTPVRGSYRGYDIISMPLPSSGGTVLIEMLNILEGYKLKEMGAASIDTLHVMIEAMKRAYADRARYLGDPAMVDVPMQRLLSKEYAERLRGSIDMQQATPASAIADLSVPRREGQNTTHYSVVDRFGNAVSNTYTLNFSYGLGMVAAGTGILLNNELDDFTAAAGASNAYGLVGYEANLPGPGKRPLSSMTPTIVLKDGKPVLVTGTPGGSRIISGVLQVILNTIDHGMNVAAAVAAPRLHNQWLPDEVRVENGFAPEVLDGLRSRGHTIATPLLQTSANSIAITPDGLAGAPDPRTRGAFAAGQ from the coding sequence ATGGCGTCAGGCACAGCCTTCGCGATTGTCGCGCTCGCGATCCTGCCGTTCGTTGCGCACGCCCAGGACGCACACCGCACGCCTTATGTGCCTGCAACCGTCGCAGCCCGACAGCCTGTCATCGCCAAGAACGGCATGGTGGTCGCGCAGGAGCGGCGCGGCGCCGAGATCGGCGCGGACATCCTGGCGCGCGGCGGCAACGCGGTCGACGCCGCAGTCGCAACCGGCTTCGCAATGGCCGTCACCTATCCGCGCGCCGGCAACCTCGGCGGCGGCGGCTTCATGGTGATCCACAACGCGGAACGAAACGAAGCCATCACCATCGACTATCGCGAGACCGCGCCGATGGCTGCGACCCGCGACATGTTTCTCGGTAACGACGGCAAACCCGATCCGGCAAAATCGCGCAGCTCGGTATTGGGCGTCGGCGTTCCCGGCACGGTCGCGGGTCTGGCTCTTGCCTGGGAGAAATACGGCTCCGGCAAATTCACGCTGGCGGAATTGATCGCGCCGGCGATCGCCCTCGCGCGCGACGGCATCCCCATCGAGGACGACACGGCCGACTCGCTGCCGAGCGCACGCGAGATGTTTGCACGCTGGCCCGCATCGGCCGCGATCTTCCTGAGGCCTGACGGCCGTGCCCTCGGCCCCGGTGACCGGCTCGTGCAAACCGACCTGGCCAGAACCCTTGAGGCCATCGCCGCGACAGGTCCGTCAGGATTCTATCGAGGTGACGTCGCAGCGAAGCTGATCGACGCCATCAAAGCCGACGGCGGGATCATGACCCTTGAGGATCTGAAANCCTACCAGCCGGTGATCCGCACGCCGGTCCGCGGCAGCTATCGCGGCTACGACATCATATCGATGCCGTTGCCATCGTCGGGCGGCACCGTGCTGATCGAGATGCTCAACATTCTCGAGGGCTATAAGCTGAAGGAGATGGGGGCCGCTTCGATCGACACGTTGCATGTCATGATCGAAGCGATGAAGCGCGCCTACGCCGATCGCGCCCGCTATCTCGGCGACCCCGCGATGGTGGACGTGCCGATGCAGCGCCTGCTTTCGAAGGAGTATGCCGAGCGCCTGCGCGGCAGCATCGACATGCAGCAGGCAACGCCGGCATCGGCGATCGCCGATCTGTCCGTCCCCAGGCGCGAAGGACAGAACACCACGCACTACTCCGTCGTCGACCGCTTTGGAAATGCTGTGAGCAACACCTACACGCTGAACTTCAGCTATGGCCTTGGCATGGTGGCAGCGGGAACCGGCATCCTCCTCAACAATGAGCTGGACGATTTCACCGCCGCCGCCGGTGCCTCGAACGCGTACGGGCTGGTCGGCTACGAGGCCAACCTGCCTGGCCCCGGCAAGCGGCCGCTGTCGTCGATGACGCCGACCATCGTGCTGAAGGACGGCAAGCCGGTGCTCGTCACCGGCACGCCTGGTGGCAGCCGCATCATCAGCGGCGTGCTGCAGGTGATCCTCAACACCATCGACCATGGCATGAACGTGGCCGCGGCCGTCGCGGCGCCACGCCTGCACAATCAATGGCTGCCGGACGAGGTGCGCGTGGAGAACGGCTTCGCCCCCGAGGTGCTGGACGGCCTGCGATCCCGCGGCCACACCATCGCAACGCCGCTGCTGCAAACCTCCGCCAACTCCATCGCCATCACACCCGACGGACTCGCCGGTGCGCCCGATCCGCGCACACGCGGCGCGTTCGCGGCGGGACAATAG
- a CDS encoding glutathione S-transferase, translated as MLVVHHLNNSRSQRVLWLLEELEVPYEIKFYQRGPDMLAPKELRAVHPLGKSPVITDAGHTIAESGAILEYVTENYGNGHLIPRPRTPERLRYTYWLHYAEGSAMTPLLQKLVFTRLPSRAPVLLRPVMTMVSRQLNANLVDPALKRHMDYWEQELGKSEWFAGDEFSAADIQMSFPLEAASARGGLSAGRPKCMAFLEKIHARAAYLRALARGGSYALAR; from the coding sequence ATGCTGGTCGTCCATCATCTCAACAACTCCCGTTCGCAGCGGGTGCTCTGGCTGCTCGAGGAGTTGGAAGTCCCCTACGAGATCAAGTTCTATCAGCGCGGCCCGGACATGCTGGCGCCGAAGGAGCTGCGCGCCGTGCATCCGCTCGGCAAGTCACCGGTGATCACCGATGCCGGCCATACCATCGCCGAGTCCGGTGCAATCCTTGAATACGTCACCGAGAATTACGGGAACGGCCATCTGATCCCCCGGCCGCGTACGCCGGAACGCCTGCGCTACACCTATTGGCTGCATTACGCGGAAGGATCGGCGATGACGCCGCTGTTGCAGAAGCTGGTGTTCACGCGGTTGCCGAGCCGGGCGCCGGTGTTGCTGCGGCCGGTAATGACGATGGTGTCCAGGCAATTGAATGCCAACCTCGTCGATCCTGCCCTGAAGCGGCATATGGATTACTGGGAGCAGGAGCTCGGCAAGTCCGAGTGGTTCGCCGGTGACGAATTCTCCGCCGCCGACATCCAGATGAGTTTTCCGCTGGAAGCCGCGTCCGCGCGCGGCGGGCTTTCGGCCGGCCGGCCGAAATGCATGGCATTCCTGGAGAAGATTCACGCAAGGGCGGCCTATCTGCGCGCGCTGGCGCGCGGCGGTTCCTACGCGCTGGCGCGCTAA